From the genome of Cedecea lapagei, one region includes:
- a CDS encoding prepilin peptidase-dependent protein: protein MLSAQRGFTLLEMLIAMALSSVLLLGTSRLFPALQLAVMRQGSDVSQQEALWQMAFAIGKNLQRAGYCRGQCRGEGVKIMNQGSCVVVQWDANNNGRWDTPADSQSEQTGYRLRHGSLETQKGVENCEGSGWERMSDPSQSTVQHFSVLRQNRKTGRPLFFIELVSSVKQSGRSVEVRYVVRGENL, encoded by the coding sequence ATGCTGAGCGCTCAGCGAGGGTTTACGCTCCTGGAAATGCTTATTGCGATGGCCCTGAGCAGCGTGCTGCTCCTGGGGACTTCGCGCCTTTTCCCGGCTTTGCAGCTGGCGGTGATGCGGCAGGGCAGCGATGTCTCGCAGCAGGAGGCGCTGTGGCAAATGGCGTTTGCTATAGGAAAAAATTTGCAGCGCGCGGGCTATTGTCGGGGCCAGTGCCGGGGGGAGGGCGTGAAGATAATGAACCAGGGAAGCTGCGTGGTAGTGCAATGGGATGCTAACAACAATGGCCGATGGGATACCCCGGCGGATAGCCAAAGCGAGCAGACTGGCTATCGGCTGCGTCACGGCAGCCTGGAAACCCAAAAAGGCGTAGAGAATTGTGAGGGCAGCGGCTGGGAGAGAATGTCTGACCCGTCGCAGTCGACGGTGCAGCATTTTTCCGTGCTTCGTCAAAATCGCAAAACCGGCAGGCCCCTATTTTTCATCGAGCTGGTATCAAGTGTGAAGCAGAGTGGCCGCTCTGTTGAGGTGAGGTACGTTGTCAGGGGGGAAAACCTGTGA
- a CDS encoding DUF2509 family protein — translation MVLMLFALGSLMLQGLSRQLGAQRFEVAAEIQSIKNHVAARSALAWGEKQSWRPQKEWQCQHDPRFVWHACLHQTDKGEALLAAFGDASGERFPLTLWRWGVLRGGKLAAAAQGWLDFCPLLDDALCTLPR, via the coding sequence ATGGTTTTGATGCTGTTTGCCTTAGGCTCCCTGATGCTGCAAGGGCTCTCGCGACAGCTTGGCGCTCAGCGCTTTGAGGTTGCAGCCGAAATTCAGTCTATTAAAAATCATGTTGCCGCCCGGTCAGCTCTGGCGTGGGGAGAAAAGCAAAGCTGGCGGCCGCAAAAGGAGTGGCAGTGTCAGCACGATCCACGCTTTGTCTGGCATGCCTGTCTTCATCAAACCGACAAAGGGGAAGCCCTGCTTGCCGCTTTTGGTGACGCCAGCGGAGAGAGATTTCCGCTTACGCTATGGCGCTGGGGCGTACTTCGGGGTGGTAAGCTGGCGGCGGCTGCACAGGGCTGGCTCGACTTTTGCCCTTTACTTGATGACGCCTTATGCACTCTCCCTCGTTAG
- the thyA gene encoding thymidylate synthase — protein sequence MKQYLDLMKKVLEEGTPKADRTGTGTLSIFGHQMRFNLQEGFPLVTTKKCHLRSIIHELLWFLNGDTNIAYLKENKVTIWDEWADENGDLGPVYGKQWRSWAAPDGRYIDQLTTVLNQLKNDPDSRRIIVSAWNVGELDKMALAPCHAFFQFYVADGKLSCQLYQRSCDIFLGLPFNIASYALLVHMMAQQCDLEVGDFVWTGGDTHLYSNHLEQTRLQLTREPRALPKLVIKRKPESLFDYRFEDFEIEGYDPHPAIKAPVAI from the coding sequence ATGAAACAGTATCTTGATTTGATGAAAAAAGTGCTCGAAGAGGGCACGCCGAAAGCGGACCGTACCGGTACCGGCACGTTGTCTATTTTTGGGCATCAAATGCGCTTTAACCTGCAGGAAGGTTTCCCGCTGGTTACCACCAAAAAATGTCACCTGCGTTCGATTATTCATGAGCTGCTGTGGTTCCTTAACGGGGATACCAATATCGCCTACCTGAAAGAAAACAAGGTGACGATTTGGGACGAATGGGCGGATGAAAACGGCGATCTCGGTCCGGTTTACGGCAAGCAGTGGCGCTCATGGGCAGCGCCTGACGGACGCTATATCGACCAGCTGACCACCGTGCTGAACCAGCTGAAAAACGACCCGGATTCCCGGCGCATCATCGTCTCTGCATGGAACGTGGGTGAGCTGGACAAGATGGCGCTGGCGCCTTGCCACGCTTTCTTCCAGTTCTACGTGGCCGACGGCAAGCTCTCCTGTCAGCTTTACCAGCGCTCCTGCGATATCTTCCTTGGGCTGCCGTTCAACATCGCCAGCTACGCGCTGCTGGTGCATATGATGGCGCAGCAGTGTGACCTGGAAGTGGGTGACTTCGTCTGGACCGGTGGCGACACGCACCTTTACAGCAACCACCTTGAACAGACTCGTCTGCAGCTCACCCGTGAGCCGCGTGCGTTGCCTAAGCTGGTTATCAAGCGCAAACCTGAGTCGCTGTTTGATTACCGCTTTGAAGACTTCGAGATTGAAGGCTACGATCCGCATCCGGCGATCAAAGCGCCTGTGGCTATCTAA
- the recC gene encoding exodeoxyribonuclease V subunit gamma encodes MLRVYHSNRLDVLEAIMEFIVERQPLPDPFEPEVVLVQSTGMAQWLQMTLAQKFGIAANIEFPLPASFIWDMFVRVLPDIPKESAFNKQSMSWKLMTLIPNMLDKPEFTLLSHYLREDDSSRKLFQLSSRIADLYDQYLVYRPGWLSRWEKGELVDGAGESQTWQAPLWAELVRYTAQLGQPEWHRANLYQRFISALEKSDSCPQGLPSRVFICGISALPPVYLQALQALGKHIDVHVLFTNPCRYYWGDIKDPAFLARLLSRRRRLHRVDREQTLFKDNDSASSLFNELGEQDVGNSLLASWGKLGRDYSFLLSELERFEEVDVFVDLDPDNLLHGLQHDLLELKDSQVLGLTEKEYERSDGKRLLDPADRSLTFHECHSPQREVEVLHDQLLAMLEADPELTPRDIIVMVADIDSYSPFIQAVFGSARDERWLPFAISDRRARQAHPALQAFILLLGLPESRFAAEDVLALLEVPALAARFSIDEEGLRYLRKWVNESGIRWGIDDDNVRELALPATGQHTWRFGLTRMLLGYAMESQAGVWDSVLPYDESSGLIAELVGQLAELLMQLNRWRLLLAQDRPLEEWLPLCREMLNSFFLPDSETEAALALIEQQWQEMIEKGTDAAYQQPVPLTLLRDELAQRLDQERISQRFLAGPVNFCTLMPMRAIPFKVVCLLGMNDGVYPRTLAPLGFDLMSEHPQRGDRSRRDDDRYLFLEALISAQQRLYISYIGRSIQDNSRRYPSVLVEELLDYVARSHYLPGDAECNADDSSEHVKAHLVTLHARTPFDSSNYLAEGEQQSFAQEWLPAASGYGQAHAHFVQPLAAEVCDEVTLEQLQRFWRHPVRAFFQMRLAINFRLEETELPDEEPFTLDVLDRFQLNQHLLNALVQHEDPEQLFVRYRAAGVLPYGAFGEILWENQLTEMHSLAEKVLVERQKGESREVDLQIEGTRVTGWLPDVQADGLLRWRPSVLSVAHGMQLWIEHLAYCASGGGGESRMYGRKDSQWRFPVMEQEQAMGYLSQLLEGYKEGLRQPLLLLHNSGGAWIKTCYDPLNNAILWDEETQQKARTRLLAAWEGNHMVEGEGADIWLQRLYRTLEAEYYEAIIVAAERYLLPLFRFNQS; translated from the coding sequence ATGTTACGTGTTTACCATTCCAACCGCCTCGATGTGCTGGAAGCTATCATGGAGTTCATCGTGGAGCGCCAGCCGCTGCCGGATCCTTTTGAGCCGGAGGTGGTGCTGGTACAAAGCACCGGGATGGCACAGTGGCTGCAAATGACGCTGGCGCAAAAGTTTGGCATCGCGGCAAATATTGAATTCCCGCTGCCCGCCAGCTTTATCTGGGACATGTTCGTACGGGTGCTGCCGGACATTCCAAAGGAGAGCGCCTTCAATAAGCAGAGCATGAGCTGGAAACTGATGACGCTTATCCCGAACATGCTGGATAAACCGGAATTTACCCTGCTCAGTCACTATCTGCGGGAAGATGACAGCAGCCGCAAGCTGTTCCAGCTCTCTTCCCGCATTGCGGACCTCTATGACCAGTACCTTGTCTATCGCCCCGGCTGGCTAAGCCGCTGGGAAAAGGGTGAGCTTGTCGACGGCGCGGGAGAGTCTCAGACCTGGCAGGCTCCGCTGTGGGCAGAGCTGGTACGCTATACGGCTCAGCTAGGGCAGCCTGAATGGCACCGTGCCAACCTCTATCAGCGTTTCATTAGCGCGCTTGAAAAGAGCGATAGTTGCCCCCAGGGGCTGCCGTCTCGCGTCTTTATTTGCGGAATTTCCGCTTTGCCGCCGGTTTACCTGCAGGCCCTGCAGGCGCTGGGAAAGCATATTGACGTCCACGTGCTGTTTACCAACCCCTGCCGGTATTACTGGGGGGACATCAAAGACCCCGCATTTCTTGCCCGTTTGCTCAGCCGCCGCCGTCGACTGCACCGGGTTGACCGGGAGCAGACGCTGTTTAAGGACAACGATAGCGCCTCTTCGCTGTTTAATGAGCTGGGTGAACAGGACGTAGGGAACTCGCTGCTGGCCTCCTGGGGCAAGCTTGGGCGTGACTACTCTTTCCTGCTCTCCGAACTGGAGCGTTTTGAGGAGGTTGATGTTTTTGTCGATCTCGATCCTGACAATCTGCTGCACGGACTGCAGCACGACCTGCTGGAGCTGAAAGACTCACAGGTGCTGGGGCTGACGGAGAAAGAGTACGAACGCAGCGACGGTAAACGCCTGTTGGATCCCGCCGATCGCTCACTGACCTTCCATGAATGCCACAGCCCGCAGCGGGAAGTTGAGGTCCTGCACGACCAGCTGCTGGCAATGCTCGAAGCTGACCCTGAGCTGACGCCGCGCGATATCATCGTGATGGTGGCAGATATTGATAGCTACAGCCCATTTATTCAGGCCGTCTTTGGCAGCGCGCGCGATGAACGCTGGCTGCCATTTGCCATTTCTGACCGCCGCGCACGGCAGGCGCACCCTGCGCTTCAGGCATTTATTTTACTGCTCGGGCTACCGGAAAGTCGCTTTGCGGCAGAGGATGTGCTGGCGCTGCTGGAAGTGCCTGCGCTGGCGGCACGTTTCTCTATCGATGAAGAAGGGCTGCGCTACCTGCGTAAGTGGGTCAATGAGTCCGGTATACGCTGGGGCATTGATGACGACAACGTTCGTGAGCTGGCGCTGCCGGCGACAGGGCAGCATACATGGCGATTTGGCCTTACGCGTATGCTGCTGGGCTATGCCATGGAAAGCCAGGCCGGCGTGTGGGATTCGGTCCTCCCTTACGATGAATCGAGCGGCCTGATCGCCGAGCTGGTGGGCCAGCTTGCAGAGCTGCTTATGCAGCTTAACCGCTGGCGGCTGCTGCTGGCGCAGGACCGTCCTTTGGAAGAATGGCTGCCTCTGTGCAGGGAGATGCTGAACAGCTTTTTCCTGCCGGACAGTGAAACAGAAGCGGCGCTGGCGCTGATTGAGCAGCAGTGGCAGGAGATGATTGAGAAAGGAACCGATGCCGCCTATCAGCAGCCTGTGCCATTAACTTTGCTGCGCGATGAGCTGGCCCAGCGCCTTGACCAGGAGCGTATCAGCCAGCGGTTCCTCGCCGGGCCGGTTAACTTCTGTACCCTGATGCCGATGCGGGCCATTCCCTTTAAGGTTGTCTGCCTGCTGGGGATGAACGACGGCGTCTACCCGCGAACGCTTGCACCACTGGGCTTCGACCTGATGAGCGAGCATCCACAGCGCGGCGATCGCAGCCGTCGTGACGATGACCGCTATCTGTTCCTGGAGGCGTTAATTTCGGCGCAGCAGCGGCTTTATATCAGCTACATCGGTCGTTCGATTCAGGACAACAGCAGGCGCTATCCGTCGGTGCTGGTGGAGGAGCTGCTGGATTATGTTGCCCGCAGCCATTACCTGCCCGGAGATGCGGAATGCAATGCCGATGACAGCAGCGAGCACGTGAAGGCGCATCTGGTGACGCTTCATGCCCGCACACCTTTTGACAGCAGCAATTACCTTGCCGAAGGCGAGCAGCAGAGTTTTGCCCAGGAGTGGTTACCGGCAGCCAGCGGTTACGGGCAGGCACATGCTCACTTTGTTCAACCTCTGGCTGCGGAAGTCTGCGATGAAGTCACCCTCGAGCAGCTGCAGCGGTTCTGGCGCCATCCGGTAAGGGCGTTTTTCCAGATGCGTCTCGCGATTAACTTCCGCCTGGAAGAGACGGAGCTGCCGGATGAGGAACCTTTTACCCTCGACGTACTCGATCGTTTTCAGCTAAACCAGCATTTGCTTAATGCGCTGGTTCAGCACGAAGATCCTGAGCAGCTGTTTGTGCGTTATCGTGCGGCAGGCGTGCTGCCGTACGGCGCTTTTGGCGAAATTCTCTGGGAAAACCAGCTTACCGAAATGCACTCGCTGGCTGAAAAAGTGCTGGTTGAGCGCCAGAAAGGGGAGAGCCGTGAAGTCGATCTCCAGATTGAGGGAACCAGAGTTACGGGCTGGCTGCCTGATGTTCAGGCGGACGGCCTGCTACGCTGGCGTCCTTCGGTGCTGAGTGTTGCCCACGGCATGCAGCTGTGGATTGAGCATCTGGCCTATTGCGCCAGTGGCGGCGGCGGGGAAAGCCGGATGTACGGGCGTAAAGATTCACAGTGGCGTTTCCCAGTGATGGAGCAGGAGCAGGCGATGGGCTATCTGTCGCAACTGCTTGAGGGGTATAAAGAAGGCTTGCGTCAGCCGCTGCTGCTGCTGCATAACAGCGGAGGCGCGTGGATAAAAACCTGTTATGACCCGCTAAATAATGCCATTTTATGGGATGAGGAGACGCAGCAGAAAGCGCGTACCAGGCTGCTGGCAGCCTGGGAAGGGAACCACATGGTTGAAGGGGAAGGCGCTGATATCTGGCTGCAGCGTTTATACCGTACGCTAGAGGCTGAGTATTACGAGGCGATTATCGTAGCGGCCGAGCGTTACCTTCTTCCGCTCTTTCGTTTCAACCAATCCTGA
- the ptsP gene encoding phosphoenolpyruvate--protein phosphotransferase: protein MLTRLREIVEKVASAPRLNEALDILVTDICLAMDTEVCSVYLADHERRCFYLMATRGLKKPRGRTVTLAFDEGIVGLVGRLAEPINLADAQKHPSFKYVPAVKEERFRAFLGVPIIQRRQLLGVLVVQQREHRQYDESEESFLVTLATQMAGILSQSQLAALFGQYRQTRIRALPASPGVAIAEGWMDTTVPLMEQVFEASTLDTALERERLTAALEEASGEFRRYSKRFAAGAQKETAAIFDLYSHLLTDARLRRELFAEVDKGLVAEWAVKTVVEKFAEQFASLSDSYLKERAGDLKTLGQRLLFHLDDTIQSPNTWPERFVLVADELSATTLAELPQKRLAGVVVRDGAANSHAAIMVRALGIPTVMGADIQPSVLHRRMLVVDGYRGELLVDPEPVLLQEYQRLVSEENELSRLAEDDVEQPAALKSGERVQVMLNAGLSPEHEEQLGSRIDGIGLYRTEIPFMLQSGFPSEEEQVAQYQGMLQMFNDKPVTLRTLDVGADKQLPYMPISEENPCLGWRGIRITLDQPEIFLIQVRAMLRANVATGNLSILLPMITSIDEIDDARRLIDRAGREVEEELGYPLPRLRLGVMVEVPSMVFMLGHLAGRIDFISVGTNDLTQYLLAVDRNNTRVASLYDSLHPAMLRTLNLIAREAERYNIDLCLCGEMAGDPMCVAILVGMGYRHLSMNGRSVARIKYLLRHIQLEEAETLAQRSLEAQMATEVRHQVAAFMERRGMGGLIRGGR from the coding sequence ATGCTCACCCGTCTGCGAGAAATAGTCGAAAAGGTCGCCAGCGCCCCGCGCCTCAATGAGGCGCTGGATATCCTGGTGACGGATATCTGCCTTGCGATGGACACCGAGGTTTGCTCGGTTTATCTCGCCGATCATGAGCGCCGCTGCTTTTACCTTATGGCGACGCGCGGGTTAAAAAAACCGCGCGGTCGTACCGTCACGCTTGCCTTTGATGAAGGTATTGTGGGCCTGGTCGGGCGGCTCGCGGAGCCGATTAACCTTGCCGACGCGCAAAAGCACCCCAGTTTTAAATATGTTCCTGCCGTTAAAGAGGAGCGCTTCCGCGCGTTCCTCGGCGTGCCAATTATTCAGCGGCGTCAGCTGCTGGGGGTCCTGGTTGTCCAGCAGCGCGAACATCGCCAGTACGATGAAAGCGAAGAGTCTTTCCTCGTCACGCTGGCGACGCAGATGGCCGGAATTTTATCCCAGTCTCAGCTAGCGGCGCTGTTCGGGCAGTATCGTCAGACCCGCATTCGCGCGCTGCCCGCCTCTCCAGGCGTTGCCATCGCTGAAGGCTGGATGGACACCACCGTCCCGCTGATGGAGCAGGTTTTTGAAGCCTCGACGCTGGATACGGCGCTTGAGCGTGAGCGTCTGACCGCCGCGCTGGAAGAGGCTTCCGGGGAGTTTCGCCGCTACAGCAAGCGTTTTGCCGCCGGTGCTCAGAAAGAGACCGCGGCTATCTTCGATCTTTACTCGCACCTGTTAACCGACGCGCGCCTCCGCCGTGAGCTTTTTGCCGAGGTGGATAAAGGCCTCGTGGCGGAATGGGCGGTAAAAACGGTTGTGGAGAAGTTTGCCGAACAGTTTGCCAGCCTTTCAGACAGCTACCTGAAAGAGCGGGCGGGAGACCTCAAAACGCTGGGGCAGCGCCTGCTGTTCCATCTCGATGACACAATTCAGAGCCCGAATACCTGGCCCGAGCGCTTTGTTCTGGTGGCTGATGAGCTTTCTGCCACCACCCTTGCCGAGCTGCCGCAGAAACGCCTTGCGGGCGTAGTCGTGCGCGACGGAGCGGCAAACTCCCATGCAGCCATCATGGTGCGGGCGCTCGGCATCCCAACCGTGATGGGGGCGGATATCCAGCCTTCAGTGCTCCACCGCCGCATGCTGGTGGTGGACGGCTATCGCGGCGAATTGCTTGTCGATCCTGAGCCGGTGCTGCTGCAGGAATACCAGCGGCTGGTCAGCGAAGAGAACGAACTCAGCCGGCTGGCTGAAGACGACGTTGAGCAGCCCGCCGCCTTAAAAAGCGGGGAGCGGGTCCAGGTGATGCTGAATGCGGGGCTTAGCCCTGAACATGAAGAGCAGCTTGGCAGCCGCATCGACGGTATCGGCCTCTACCGCACCGAAATCCCGTTTATGCTGCAGAGCGGCTTCCCGTCAGAAGAGGAGCAGGTGGCGCAATATCAGGGCATGCTGCAGATGTTTAACGACAAGCCCGTGACGCTGCGTACGCTGGATGTGGGAGCCGATAAACAGCTGCCCTATATGCCCATCAGCGAAGAGAACCCTTGTCTTGGCTGGCGCGGCATCCGTATCACGCTGGACCAGCCGGAGATCTTCCTGATCCAGGTTCGCGCCATGCTGCGGGCGAATGTGGCGACGGGGAACCTCAGTATCCTGCTGCCGATGATCACCAGCATCGATGAGATCGACGATGCCCGTAGACTGATCGACCGCGCCGGGCGAGAGGTGGAAGAGGAATTAGGTTATCCGCTGCCCAGGTTAAGGCTTGGCGTGATGGTTGAGGTGCCTTCGATGGTGTTCATGCTGGGGCATCTGGCCGGGCGCATTGATTTTATCTCGGTGGGGACGAACGACCTCACTCAGTACCTGCTGGCTGTCGATCGTAACAATACCCGGGTTGCCAGCCTCTACGACAGCCTGCATCCGGCAATGTTGCGCACGCTCAACCTGATTGCCCGCGAGGCGGAGCGCTATAACATTGACCTGTGCCTGTGCGGTGAGATGGCCGGTGACCCGATGTGCGTCGCGATTCTTGTGGGGATGGGGTACCGCCATCTTTCGATGAACGGCCGCTCTGTGGCGCGTATTAAATATCTGCTGCGCCACATCCAGCTTGAAGAGGCTGAAACCCTTGCCCAGCGTAGCCTGGAAGCGCAGATGGCCACCGAAGTTCGCCACCAGGTGGCGGCCTTTATGGAGCGGCGTGGCATGGGCGGCCTGATCCGAGGCGGACGCTAA
- the lgt gene encoding prolipoprotein diacylglyceryl transferase has translation MNSGYLRFPEFDPVLFSIGPVSLHWYGLMYLVGFVFAMWLAGRRASRPGSGWTKNEVENLLYAGFLGVFLGGRLGYVFFYNLPVFLADPLYLFKVWDGGMSFHGGLIGVICVMIWFARRTKRTFFQVSDFIAPLIPFGLGAGRLGNFINGELWGRVDPNFRFAMLFPGSRSEDVGLLATHPEWQSLFNTYGVLPRHPSQLYELALEGVVLFIILNLFIRKPRPMGSVSGLFLIGYGAFRIIVEFFRQPDAQFTGTWVQYISMGQILSIPMIVAGIIMMVWAYRRRPQQQPS, from the coding sequence ATGAATAGTGGCTATCTGCGTTTCCCTGAATTTGACCCGGTGCTCTTCTCCATCGGGCCGGTTTCCCTCCACTGGTACGGACTCATGTATCTGGTGGGGTTCGTGTTTGCCATGTGGCTTGCCGGGCGCCGCGCCAGCCGTCCTGGCAGTGGCTGGACCAAAAATGAAGTAGAAAACCTGCTGTATGCCGGATTCCTGGGCGTGTTCCTGGGCGGGCGTCTGGGTTATGTCTTCTTCTACAACCTGCCGGTCTTCCTGGCCGATCCGCTGTACCTGTTTAAAGTCTGGGACGGCGGCATGTCCTTCCACGGCGGGCTTATCGGCGTTATCTGCGTCATGATCTGGTTCGCGCGCCGCACCAAACGCACCTTCTTCCAGGTCTCTGACTTTATTGCCCCGCTGATCCCGTTTGGCCTTGGCGCTGGCCGCCTCGGCAACTTCATCAACGGCGAACTCTGGGGCCGCGTTGATCCGAACTTCCGCTTCGCCATGCTGTTCCCTGGCTCCCGTAGCGAAGACGTTGGCCTGCTGGCGACGCACCCGGAATGGCAATCGCTGTTCAACACCTACGGCGTGCTGCCACGCCACCCGTCGCAGCTTTATGAGCTGGCGCTGGAAGGGGTTGTGCTGTTCATCATCCTGAACCTGTTTATTCGCAAACCTCGCCCGATGGGGTCGGTGTCTGGCCTGTTCCTGATTGGCTACGGCGCGTTCCGCATCATCGTGGAATTCTTCCGCCAGCCGGATGCGCAGTTCACCGGCACCTGGGTGCAGTACATCAGCATGGGGCAGATCCTGTCGATTCCGATGATTGTTGCCGGTATCATTATGATGGTTTGGGCTTATCGCCGCCGTCCACAGCAGCAACCTTCGTGA
- a CDS encoding prepilin peptidase-dependent protein, with the protein MNQRGFSLIELMVVIAIVASLSAGGLHGWHLWRQKVQLWQTTQQLTHFLSRLRNEANWNNQTHLLTLRQSGKSWCLTSRAAPESCSAERRLAFMPEFGDIALEEMTAGLGFYGVRDTAWPGHIILKSPAGRWKVTLSVWGRVRLCEMSGGKPC; encoded by the coding sequence ATGAATCAACGCGGTTTTAGCCTTATTGAGCTGATGGTGGTGATAGCCATCGTGGCCTCGCTCAGCGCTGGCGGCCTTCATGGCTGGCACCTGTGGCGGCAGAAAGTGCAGCTTTGGCAGACGACCCAGCAGCTGACTCACTTCCTCTCTCGTCTCAGAAATGAGGCTAACTGGAATAATCAGACTCATCTTTTGACGCTGCGCCAGAGCGGGAAAAGCTGGTGTCTGACAAGCAGGGCGGCGCCGGAAAGCTGTTCAGCAGAGCGGCGGCTGGCGTTTATGCCAGAGTTTGGCGATATCGCTCTGGAAGAGATGACCGCGGGTCTGGGGTTTTACGGCGTTCGCGACACCGCCTGGCCCGGCCATATTATTTTGAAAAGCCCGGCCGGGCGCTGGAAGGTGACGCTCTCCGTCTGGGGGCGCGTTCGCCTGTGCGAAATGTCCGGAGGGAAGCCATGCTGA
- a CDS encoding prepilin-type N-terminal cleavage/methylation domain-containing protein, with the protein MHSPSLAPPQSGFSLPEVLFALALFAMVVTALMGYHRVLQQGFVSQWQLRQLWRVAREQTEPGVPAPSELWNVRQQQTSSLGCVSIDVTVTSPEGRSAQLLRLDCPRSEQRQE; encoded by the coding sequence ATGCACTCTCCCTCGTTAGCTCCGCCGCAAAGCGGTTTTAGCCTTCCCGAGGTCTTGTTCGCGCTGGCGCTGTTTGCGATGGTTGTCACCGCATTGATGGGCTACCACCGGGTATTGCAGCAGGGATTTGTCAGCCAATGGCAACTGAGGCAGCTCTGGCGTGTAGCGCGTGAGCAAACCGAGCCGGGTGTTCCAGCGCCGTCGGAATTATGGAATGTTCGTCAACAGCAGACATCTTCCCTGGGATGTGTCAGCATCGACGTTACAGTAACAAGCCCAGAGGGCCGAAGCGCACAGCTTTTGAGGCTGGATTGCCCGCGGTCAGAACAACGTCAGGAGTAG